A genomic stretch from Leptolyngbyaceae cyanobacterium includes:
- a CDS encoding nucleoside transporter C-terminal domain-containing protein, giving the protein MTHPIYLNILSFFGIFGLCLIAWLFSENRRVIPWRVIISGIGLQLVLGAFVFLFPPTREALQWFTGLLDSVFLAADAGARFVFGANIVPRPDVTPPVNLGYIFAFRALPTVIFFSGLMALLYNIGVIQIITNFFAKVFYQTMRLSGAESLSGAANIFVGIEAAIVVKPYLPKMTRSELCAILSCCFGTAASSTLAIYVSFLKPVFPNILGHLVSASIMAIPACFVLSKILVPETEIPLTAGGIPQEDEAEKKFSGTELGNEALDDALNEDEDDRKPEMVGGEPIERVSPLDAAIVGALDGVKMAVAIAAVLILILGLVSLINQFFGWLATLPQPIGSVFAVVNLANIQGVLFLPLTILTGVSTEWNEVWQTSVIIGRRLLETAIPPYQSLAEASAAGQISDRAVLIGSYALSGFAHLASVGIFVGGTIALIPSRRKDISSLGWKALFVGTLATIMIACIAGVFDTGNPSILGEKTPPPAKTAPASIQSPAPTPPKPTPAAQPASTTKPAAKPLAAPTANPAKPTPTPQR; this is encoded by the coding sequence ATGACCCATCCGATCTACCTTAATATTCTGTCGTTTTTTGGCATTTTTGGCTTATGCTTGATTGCCTGGTTATTTTCTGAAAACCGTCGCGTCATTCCCTGGCGAGTTATCATATCCGGCATTGGCTTGCAATTAGTTTTAGGCGCTTTCGTATTTCTATTTCCCCCCACCAGAGAAGCCTTGCAATGGTTTACCGGCTTATTAGACAGCGTATTTCTCGCCGCAGATGCAGGAGCTAGATTTGTCTTCGGCGCTAACATCGTACCCAGACCAGACGTAACGCCACCCGTCAATTTAGGCTATATTTTTGCTTTTCGGGCATTACCAACCGTCATCTTTTTCTCCGGATTGATGGCATTACTATATAATATTGGCGTGATTCAAATCATCACAAATTTCTTTGCCAAAGTCTTTTATCAAACCATGCGCTTAAGTGGCGCCGAGTCATTAAGTGGAGCCGCCAATATTTTTGTAGGTATTGAAGCAGCAATAGTCGTTAAACCTTATTTACCTAAAATGACGCGCAGCGAACTCTGCGCGATTTTGTCTTGTTGTTTCGGTACGGCAGCTTCCTCTACCTTAGCAATTTATGTAAGTTTCCTCAAACCGGTTTTTCCCAACATTTTGGGACATTTAGTATCTGCCTCGATCATGGCAATTCCGGCTTGTTTCGTTTTATCAAAAATTTTGGTTCCCGAAACCGAAATTCCCTTAACTGCTGGCGGTATTCCTCAAGAAGACGAAGCCGAAAAAAAATTCAGCGGTACAGAACTGGGAAATGAAGCTTTAGATGACGCTCTCAATGAAGACGAAGATGACCGAAAACCAGAAATGGTAGGAGGAGAACCGATCGAACGAGTCAGTCCATTAGATGCAGCAATTGTGGGAGCATTGGATGGGGTAAAAATGGCTGTAGCGATCGCAGCCGTGTTAATTTTAATTCTGGGCTTAGTTTCTTTAATAAATCAATTTTTTGGTTGGCTAGCCACATTACCTCAACCAATCGGTAGTGTATTTGCTGTTGTTAATTTAGCTAACATTCAAGGAGTTTTATTTTTACCCCTGACCATATTAACGGGAGTCTCTACAGAATGGAACGAAGTGTGGCAAACTTCCGTAATTATCGGGCGCAGATTATTAGAAACAGCAATCCCCCCTTACCAATCATTAGCAGAAGCATCCGCCGCCGGACAAATTAGCGATCGCGCCGTATTAATTGGCAGTTACGCCCTCTCAGGATTCGCTCACCTCGCCTCCGTCGGCATTTTCGTTGGCGGTACCATAGCCCTCATCCCTTCCCGCCGCAAAGACATTTCCTCATTAGGTTGGAAAGCATTATTCGTCGGTACTCTCGCCACGATCATGATTGCTTGTATCGCCGGCGTATTCGACACCGGAAACCCCAGCATTTTAGGGGAAAAAACGCCGCCACCTGCCAAAACCGCACCAGCTTCCATCCAATCGCCCGCACCCACCCCACCAAAACCAACCCCAGCGGCTCAACCCGCATCAACTACTAAGCCTGCTGCTAAACCACTCGCCGCCCCCACAGCTAACCCTGCCAAACCAACTCCCACCCCTCAACGTTAA
- a CDS encoding DUF3318 domain-containing protein, which yields MEPSSEIRRLLDIMPASGRMMTKIISKPEQPKVIDIQFPLPWSTERPIWINFDFWGRLSRPQRDLILLRTVAWLTSIKWFKPDLYQGIAIAGLLGSMVEIFQKDAVGIVVAGGLTALATAQIWRANRNSQSQLDADEAAIKVAQRRGYSETEAAQHLLTGIEAIAKLENRPSLDFIELMRCQNLKAIAGLSNFAVPHTLKNQ from the coding sequence ATGGAGCCATCTTCAGAAATTCGTCGCCTTTTAGATATCATGCCCGCTTCCGGTCGAATGATGACCAAAATCATCAGCAAACCAGAGCAACCAAAAGTAATAGATATTCAATTTCCCTTACCTTGGTCTACCGAAAGACCAATTTGGATTAATTTTGATTTCTGGGGAAGATTAAGCAGACCTCAAAGAGACTTAATTCTTTTGCGAACAGTTGCTTGGCTAACTAGCATAAAATGGTTTAAACCCGATTTATACCAAGGAATAGCCATTGCCGGATTGTTAGGCTCGATGGTAGAAATTTTTCAAAAGGATGCAGTGGGAATTGTCGTTGCTGGCGGATTAACCGCACTAGCTACCGCTCAAATTTGGCGTGCAAATCGCAATTCTCAATCTCAATTAGATGCAGATGAAGCTGCAATTAAAGTAGCGCAAAGACGCGGCTATTCGGAAACCGAAGCAGCCCAACATTTGTTAACGGGAATTGAAGCCATCGCCAAACTGGAAAATCGCCCCAGTTTAGATTTTATCGAATTAATGCGCTGCCAAAACTTGAAAGCGATCGCAGGTCTTTCTAACTTCGCTGTTCCCCATACCCTTAAAAATCAATAG
- a CDS encoding cupin domain-containing protein, whose product MSEPENFLIRSAEIEQLPEVQFQHPFNPNSEIYLRSLSDAVGMQRVILRMGRIPPGKESFIYHAHHHEEEFILIISGKGIAEIDNQEFEVNPGDFLGFPAPSVAHHLRNPFDTDLVYLMGGERQSVEIGDYPRLNKRVIRDGKEAYIIDLNAVQSFFPRNENQTNS is encoded by the coding sequence ATGAGCGAACCAGAAAATTTCTTGATTCGATCCGCAGAAATTGAACAATTGCCAGAAGTTCAATTTCAACATCCCTTCAACCCTAACTCCGAAATATATTTACGTTCCCTCAGTGATGCAGTAGGAATGCAGCGAGTTATCCTCCGAATGGGACGAATTCCTCCTGGTAAAGAATCTTTTATTTACCACGCTCATCATCATGAAGAAGAGTTTATTCTGATTATTTCTGGAAAGGGTATTGCAGAAATAGATAATCAAGAATTTGAAGTAAATCCCGGTGACTTTTTAGGTTTTCCAGCACCATCAGTCGCCCATCATCTGCGAAATCCCTTCGATACAGACCTAGTTTACCTCATGGGAGGAGAAAGGCAATCCGTAGAAATTGGAGACTATCCCCGCTTGAATAAACGAGTTATTCGTGATGGAAAAGAAGCATACATTATCGATCTCAATGCAGTTCAATCTTTTTTCCCTCGTAATGAAAATCAAACCAATTCTTAA
- a CDS encoding glycosyltransferase family 39 protein: MKKSYLNLLVWVAIGTVLRFTQLELKSPWTDEFSTMVFSLGNSFQTVLLNDAIPLDLLMQPLVDRGAGTLDVFRNLLSESNHPPLYFVLAHLWMKLFPKDGFDLVWVARSLPAILGAASIPAIYALGYVAFRSRLVANLAAAIMALSPYGIFLSQEARHYTLAILFVIASLGFVVVAVRRMKERKPFPFWFSLAWIIINCLGIASHYFFAFTLVAQALVLVVFGILNYRDEAKLNNRKFILSKFYISNLKSFVVIIAGTVAGGLVWLPVWQHSYNSELTEWIRNSDRIGWEWVTPIFQGIAAWITMLSLLPIEVTELPIAIASGVVMLIFFIWVTPILIRGIKMLLLQSNTKLSTLVLGSFVLTSIASFFTITYLFGIDLTRGARYNFVYFPAVILLAAASLAIVVKNQPQINLNKIPKSWLLNSPIPLVLLMGFLSALTVSFNLGYQKYYRPDLLVSVIQNNSNYPVLIATTHKTHVQTGEMMGLGWEFKRLSSPKMARNPLFLLAEKGSKYSNLPTKTLLNIASKLPRPLDLWLVNFQAANQVELINCSASSKSLPFVDGYDYQLYHCR; this comes from the coding sequence ATGAAGAAATCTTATTTAAATTTGCTGGTGTGGGTGGCGATCGGTACTGTCTTAAGGTTTACTCAATTGGAGTTAAAATCGCCTTGGACAGATGAGTTTTCCACAATGGTTTTTAGCTTGGGCAACAGTTTTCAGACGGTGCTATTAAATGATGCTATTCCACTAGATCTTTTGATGCAACCACTGGTAGATCGGGGTGCGGGAACGCTAGATGTTTTTCGGAATTTGTTAAGTGAAAGCAATCATCCCCCACTTTATTTTGTATTAGCTCATTTGTGGATGAAGCTGTTTCCTAAGGATGGGTTTGATTTAGTGTGGGTAGCGCGATCGCTTCCTGCTATTTTAGGCGCGGCTTCGATTCCAGCAATTTACGCATTGGGTTACGTGGCTTTTCGATCGCGCTTGGTTGCTAATTTGGCAGCAGCAATTATGGCATTATCCCCTTATGGAATATTTTTATCTCAAGAAGCGCGTCACTATACTTTAGCCATTTTATTTGTAATTGCTTCTCTTGGTTTTGTAGTAGTTGCCGTGCGAAGGATGAAGGAAAGAAAGCCTTTTCCTTTTTGGTTTTCTTTAGCCTGGATTATCATTAATTGTTTAGGGATTGCCAGTCATTACTTTTTTGCTTTTACTTTGGTAGCCCAAGCATTAGTATTAGTGGTATTTGGAATTCTCAATTATCGAGATGAAGCAAAGTTAAACAATCGCAAATTTATCTTATCTAAATTCTATATATCAAATTTAAAATCCTTTGTAGTAATAATAGCGGGAACAGTAGCAGGGGGATTAGTTTGGTTACCGGTGTGGCAACATAGCTATAATAGCGAGCTTACGGAGTGGATTAGAAATAGCGATCGCATTGGCTGGGAGTGGGTAACGCCCATTTTTCAAGGCATAGCGGCTTGGATTACCATGTTATCCCTTTTACCGATAGAAGTAACGGAATTACCAATCGCTATTGCATCAGGCGTGGTAATGCTAATTTTTTTCATTTGGGTAACCCCGATTCTGATTCGCGGTATCAAAATGCTGCTTCTCCAATCAAATACTAAGTTATCAACTTTAGTATTGGGTAGCTTTGTCTTAACTAGTATCGCTTCATTTTTTACCATAACTTATCTATTTGGTATCGATCTTACTCGTGGTGCGAGATATAATTTTGTTTACTTCCCAGCAGTGATTCTTTTGGCAGCAGCTAGTTTAGCGATCGTTGTCAAGAATCAACCTCAAATTAATTTGAATAAAATCCCAAAAAGTTGGCTTCTCAATTCCCCAATTCCGCTCGTTTTATTGATGGGATTTTTAAGTGCGCTGACAGTTTCTTTTAATTTAGGATATCAAAAATATTATCGCCCAGATTTGTTAGTTTCTGTAATTCAAAATAATTCAAATTATCCGGTACTAATTGCCACTACTCACAAAACCCACGTTCAAACTGGGGAAATGATGGGTTTAGGTTGGGAATTTAAACGGTTATCTAGTCCTAAAATGGCAAGGAACCCTCTATTTTTATTGGCCGAAAAAGGGAGTAAATATTCTAATTTGCCTACCAAAACATTACTAAATATAGCGAGTAAGCTGCCTCGTCCTCTTGACTTGTGGTTAGTGAATTTTCAAGCAGCGAATCAAGTGGAATTAATAAATTGTTCGGCTAGTTCAAAATCTTTACCATTTGTAGATGGCTATGATTACCAACTTTATCATTGCCGTTAA